A portion of the Penaeus monodon isolate SGIC_2016 chromosome 28, NSTDA_Pmon_1, whole genome shotgun sequence genome contains these proteins:
- the LOC119591254 gene encoding uncharacterized protein LOC119591254 (The sequence of the model RefSeq protein was modified relative to this genomic sequence to represent the inferred CDS: added 44 bases not found in genome assembly): MDANRAGDLVKYVTDNSTRCSAATKETSRKTCGVCGDVAKSMHFGAVCCDSCKAFFRRSVQSSMWETFLCIKDGECEVTQNRRCCQACRFALCRKIGMNPSLVMSEEDRKLLMSRRLEKKRQQLQEHHRLKQLSLHASQGRNENENNKEGKTTSSGEPSEDMEVKWDSKTDSDGRSSPPSAPVKDEVKEEQIEDELDVAEIGPIVMDQVKIEQDHCERMDECKLPREDLERITMLQKLLRRGLIFPEFPQHYYEEDADVMEHIFFVFCKGMGNFFSLIPDFRELQTQDRNMLLKDAVSKAIFIFGAHQFQQDYECWPRKLLSPSCTFPKVTMATVKKFLGDEDILFKLKGFMYRFRPFFEDEVLTLLSLMVAVFDQEGSSIPVSADVAERRDKYLSLLKDYVQQRDATVPLALIMSELRTCFQEVQKLVQCLKNTSNKEEVAPSRTSDERAFASSLHDLGGDSRLPPKKAFHKKASKGNGLDSPDVIFLEEIETTYTWEDTRSASGTPVGNHVAYQDHDYQRPSAYTSVTPLARRQTQEALPILRTKELDIIPLPAGIQPQYRSLRGEAPYTSTNSCRDIPPIIGHKSRSLREHVVDGMAFPLSKDVDLIRHPRDFTRKLQTPSHHPNPSPRKVNSVSRSQNTLPRNTSSFQPHSRIPQDLHSPPTCRSPGSSQEYLLQPKFLQRQRDPLHQPDLASDTSYQYQNYQPAGYHETQSFRLRAHPYQEEPRPSSTSSSASFSSSSSTESPMTHACQGLNVMPANEDEQILQVIQGVLPPRLVTHLATKLASARRTRQDDL; this comes from the exons CTCCTGCAAGGCCTTCTTCAGGAGGAGCGTCCAGAGTTCGATGTGGGAGACCTTCCTCTGCATCAAGGACGGAGAATGCGAGGTCACGCAGAACAGGAGGTGCTGCCAGGCTtgcag ATTCGCCCTGTGTCGTAAAATTGGCATGAACCCTTCTCTCGTGATGAGCGAAGAGGACAGGAAGCTACTGATGTCCCGACGgctagagaagaagagacagcagCTCCAGGAGCACCATCGACTAAAACAGCTCAGTTTGCACGCAAGTCAAGGGCggaatgagaatgaaaacaacaaagaaggaaaaacgacGTCTTCAGGAGAGCCAAGTGAAGACATGGAAGTGAAGTGGGACAGCAAAACGGACAGTGATGGACGTAGTTCTCCTCCGTCAGCACCGGTAAAGGACGAAGTGAAAGAGGAGCAGATAGAAGACGAACTGGATGTGGCTGAGATCGGACCAATAGTTATGGACCAGGTGAAGATCGAACAAGACCACTGCGAGAGGATGGACGAGTGCAAACTCCCTCGGGAAGATCTTGAGAGAATTACTATGCTGCAGAAACTCCTGAGGAGAGGTCTCATTTTCCCCGAGTTCCCGCAGCATTACTATGAAGAAGACGCAGACGTGATGGAAcacattttcttcgttttttgcaAGGGCATGGGCAACTTTTTCAGTCTTATACCCGACTTCCGCGAGCTCCAGACACAGGACAGGAACATGCTACTGAAGGATGCCGTGTCAAAGGCGATATTCATATTTGGTGCACACCAGTTCCAGCAGGACTACGAGTGCTGGCCGCGGAAACTCTTGTCGCCGTCTTGCACGTTCCCTAAAGTCACGATGGCAACGGTTAAAAAGTTCTTAGGAGACGAGGACATTCTGTTCAAATTGAAGGGTTTCATGTATAGATTCCGGCCTTTCTTCGAGGATGAGGTGTTGACGCTTCTGAGTCTTATGGTGGCAGTGTTCGACCAAGAGGGGTCCTCGATTCCAGTTAGTGCGGATGTCGctgaaagaagagataaataccTGAGCCTCCTGAAGGATTACGTACAACAGCGCGATGCAACAGTCCCTCTGGCCTTGATCATGTCAGAGCTCAGGACTTGTTTCCAGGAAGTCCAAAAGTTGGTGCAATGCCTCAAGAACACCAGCAATAAAGAGGAAGTAGCACCTTCTCGCACCTCGGACGAAAGGGCCTTTGCTAGTTCATTACACGACCTCGGAGGAGATTCAAGGCTGCCACCGAAGAAAGCGTTCCACAAAAAGGCCAGCAAAGGGAATGGACTTGATTCCCCAGACGTCATCTTTCTCGAGGAAATAGAAACTACGTACACCTGGGAAGACACACGATCAGCATCAGGCACACCAGTGGGGAATCATGTTGCCTATCAAGACCATGACTACCAGAGACCAAGTGCCTACACGTCTGTGACTCCTCTGGCAAGGAGACAGACGCAAGAGGCCCTGCCGATTTTAAGAACGAAAGAGCTGGATATCATACCTCTGCCTGCAGGCATTCAGCCACAGTATAGGAGCCTTCGAGGAGAGGCTCCTTACACGTCAACAAACAGTTGCAGAGATATCCCGCCGATAATTGGACACAAGAGCAGGTCTTTAAGGGAGCATGTGGTTGATGGCATGGCTTTCCCTCTCTCGAAAGACGTTGACCTCATCAGACACCCAAGGGATTTTACGAGGAAATTACAGACACCATCGCATCACCCAAATCCATCGCCTCGAAAAGTGAATTCGGTATCACGCAGCCAGAACACATTACCCCGAAACACTTCCTCCTTCCAACCCCACAGCCGTATTCCCCAAGACCTGCATTCGCCCCCCACGTGTCGAAGCCCTGGGTCCTCTCAGGAGTACCTTTTGCAGCCGAAGTTCCTGCAGCGACAGAGAGACCCCCTCCACCAACCGGATCTGGCGAGCGATACTTCATATCAATACCAGAACTACCAGCCTGCCGGATATCACGAGACACAGTCCTTCCGCCTAAGGGCCCACCCCTACCAAGAGGAACCACGCC ACAGAGTCCCCAATGACGCACGCATGCCAAGGTCTGAACGTAATGCCTGCGAACGAGGACGAACAGATACTGCAGGTCATCCAGGGAGTTCTGCCACCACGTCTTGTCACGCATCTGGCAACAAAACTTGCTTCTGCGCGAAGGACAAGGCAAGATGACTtgtaa